Proteins found in one Perca fluviatilis chromosome 9, GENO_Pfluv_1.0, whole genome shotgun sequence genomic segment:
- the LOC120565679 gene encoding interferon-induced protein with tetratricopeptide repeats 1B-like produces the protein MMSAAQSQTTLESKLEALQCHFTWDLETSEPIPLHLRDHLEDIGTEEGNSWLGHIYNLRVLFQYKLGFTEDAQSFFNKAAEAFSKIRNADEGPWLVVNYGNLAWLHHHLGDQAESQSYLSKVNALMNKYPSPSQDELHQEIYAEKAWTLMKFSKEEKRAADYFQRAIRMQPDMVEWNTSYVLGLVYTSDHRDTVLQADLLEKMRVAKEQDPKNLFLAALYYLNLRADHGEEIKDEVRELARKVLRNPVSSYSGIKPLLNVYRDYLSIDESIDLAEQALKTHPDERYLKRCAALCYKWKIINVRDSCPKQSVIDRAISLHEEVIALYPHPSLAKEIDLANIYANSKKSKAKAEQIYRKLLERDLEPADKQRLYNSYATHLYRHYREYQKSIQYHMKAAAILQQSSYRVSSINTLKNIRDRGKSSNVSREIEKFLANLQKPKCFKKHRF, from the exons ATGATGAG TGCTGCTCAGAGTCAAACAACACTGGAGTCCAAACTGGAGGCCCTGCAGTGCCACTTCACCTGGGATCTGGAGACCAGCGAGCCCATACCTTTACATCTAAGGGACCACCTGGAGGACATCGGCACCGAGGAGGGAAACAGCTGGCTGGGTCACATTTACAACCTGCGGGTGTTGTTTCAGTACAAGCTGGGGTTCACCGAAGACGCCCAGAGTTTCTTCAACAAGGCTGCAGAGGCCTTCAGCAAGATAAGAAACGCAGATGAGGGTCCCTGGTTGGTGGTGAACTACGGGAACCTGGCGTGGTTGCACCACCACCTGGGAGACCAAGCAGAGAGTCAGTCTTACCTGTCAAAGGTCAACGCCCTGATGAATAAATACCCATCTCCATCCCAGGATGAGCTCCATCAAGAGATCTACGCTGAGAAAGCCTGGACCCTGATGAAGTTCAGCAAAGAAGAGAAACGGGCTGCAGATTACTTCCAGAGAGCCATCAGGATGCAACCGGACATGGTGGAGTGGAACACCAGCTACGTCTTAGGGTTAGTGTATACTTCTGATCACAGAGACACAGTGCTGCAGGCTGACCTTCTGGAGAAAATGAGAGTGGCCAAGGAACAGGATCCAAAGAACTTGTTCCTCGCTGCCCTCTACTACTTAAATCTACGTGCTGACCACggagaagaaatcaaagatgaagtACGTGAGTTAGCCAGAAAGGTTTTGAGAAATCCTGTCAGCAGCTACagtggtattaaaccattactaaaTGTTTACCGTGATTATCTATCTATTGATGAGTCCATTGATTTGGCAGAGCAGGCTCTGAAAACCCATCCAGATGAGCGTTATCTGAAGAGGTGCGCTGCCCTCTGCTACAAATGGAAAATCATTAATGTCAGGGACAGTTGCCCAAAGCAAAGTGTGATAGACAGAGCAATCAGTCTCCATGAGGAGGTGATTGCTCTTTACCCTCATCCTTCACTTGCGAAGGAAATAGACCTTGCAAATATATATGCAAACTCAAAAAAAAGCAAGGCTAAAGCTGAGCAGATATACCGGAAACTGCTAGAAAGAGATCTGGAACCTGCAGACAAACAAAGGCTCTACAACAGTTATGCAACACATTTATACCGCCATTATAGGGAGTACCAAAAGTCAATACAATATCATATGAAGGCGGCAGCGATACTGCAGCAATCCTCCTATCGAGTGAGCAGCATCAACACTCTGAAGAATATTAGAGACAGAGGCAAGAGTAGTAATGTGAGTAGAGAAATAGAGAAGTTTCTGGCAAACCTGCAAAAGCCAAAGTGTTTTAAAAAGCACAGGTTCTAA